A single genomic interval of Cucumis sativus cultivar 9930 chromosome 5, Cucumber_9930_V3, whole genome shotgun sequence harbors:
- the LOC116403966 gene encoding putative Myb family transcription factor At1g14600 gives MSSNSCGRNGSVRQYIRSKVPRLRWTPDLHHSFVLAIERLGGHQKATPKLVLQLMDVKGLTISHVKSHLQMYRSMRADMGRQDRSCSSTLQRKVSNLEDDEGEDGCVEEEVVKGGRIIYRSRTIQSPASKRVKIGWEERIISRNEEYYGNGNNGERENIKRKKMCDSESDGFILNQSATANHAFKMMKQEAHERAEKIKESKCFELSLSLSLQHHYHHSSSEMSEAISSSSSKLDDNNNNDDYRDSWSWSYGREQPKIGVNLDLTMALCGSR, from the exons atgagtagTAATAGTTGTGGAAGAAATGGAAGTGTAAGACAATACATTAGATCCAAAGTCCCAAGATTAAGATGGACTCCTGATCTTCATCATTCCTTTGTTCTTGCCATTGAAAGACTTGGTGGCCATCAAA AGGCAACCCCTAAGCTTGTTCTACAGCTCATGGATGTGAAAGGACTCACCATTTCACACGTAAAGAGTCATCTTCAg ATGTATAGAAGTATGAGGGCAGATATGGGAAGACAAG ataGAAGTTGCTCTTCAACCCTTCAAAGAAAGGTAAGTAATTTGGAAGATGACGAGGGCGAAGACGGGTgtgtagaagaagaagtggTAAAGGGAGGTAGAATAATTTATAGATCAAGAACAATTCAAAGTCCAGCTTCAAAAAG agTAAAAATAGGGTgggaagaaagaataatatcAAGAAATGAAGAATATTATGGTAATGGTAATAatggagaaagagagaatataaagagaaagaaaatgtgtgATTCTGAATCAGACGGCTTTATACTCAACCAATCCGCTACGGCTAATCATGCTTTCAag ATGATGAAACAAGAGGCCCATGAAAGAGCAGAGAAGATTAAAGAAAGCAAATGTTTTGAACTATCTTTGTCCCTATCTTTACAACACCATTATCACCATTCAAGCAGTGAAATGAGTGAAGCAATTTCATCTTCAAGTTCAAAGTTGGAcgataacaataataatgatgattaCAGAGATAGTTGGAGTTGGTCCTATGGAAGGGAACAGCCGAAAATTGGTGTTAATCTAGACTTGACGATGGCACTTTGTGGTAGCCGATAA